In a single window of the Zingiber officinale cultivar Zhangliang unplaced genomic scaffold, Zo_v1.1 ctg132, whole genome shotgun sequence genome:
- the LOC122036073 gene encoding structure-specific endonuclease subunit SLX1 homolog, translating into MRPLASVFRSVKNCRRNRTSAADHHGKSTPESRHHSRNGGGGARLKRGRKAGDWEVYLIVSSRLPKTYVGVTTDFSRRLKQHNGILKGGAKACSGGRPWSLACIIRGFKDRSEACEFESRWKIASRKMPRKKKELCAANPVLEHRQTALDHVRRWFDWSSLQIEWKANSS; encoded by the exons ATGAGGCCCCTCGCGAGCGTGTTCCGATCCGTCAAAAATTGTCGCCGGAATAGAACATCTGCGGCGGATCATCATGGAAAAAGCACGCCGGAGTCCCGACACCACAGCCGGAACGGAGGTGGAGGAGCACGACTCAAGCGTGGCAGGAAGGCTGGAGATTGGGAAGTCTATCTCATCGTCTCATCCCGATTGCCTAAGACTTACGTCGGCGTCACCACCGACTTCTCGCGTCG ACTGAAGCAACACAATGGCATATTAAAAGGTGGAGCAAAAGCATGCTCTGGTGGAAggccttggagtcttgcatgtatTATTCGAGGATTCAAGGATCGAAGTGAAG CTTGTGAATTCGAGTCAAGGTGGAAGATTGCCTCGCGGAAAATGccaaggaagaaaaaggaatTGTGTGCTGCAAATCCAGTATTGGAACATCGCCAAACGGCTTTAGACCATGTTCGTAGATGGTTCGACTGGAGTAGCTTGCAAATAGAATGGAAAGCCAACTCATCTTAA
- the LOC122036070 gene encoding cysteine proteinase inhibitor A-like gives MASLPNRRFPLPLISLLVLFFSLRGASSMRMMGGIHDCEGFRNSAEILGFARFAVEEYNKKQNALLKFTQLLKAKEQVVAGKMYYLTLEANDCGSKKQYEAKVWVKPWMNFMELEDFKPLADSPSTSSQGE, from the exons ATGGCTTCCCTGCCGAATCGCCGATTTCCTCTTCCTCTGATATCTCTCCTAGTTTTGTTCTTCTCACTGCGAGGCGCTTCTTCGATGCGTATGATGGGAGGCATCCATGACTGCGAAGGATTCCGGAACAGCGCCGAGATCCTGGGGTTTGCTCGTTTTGCCGTGGAAGAGTACAACAAGAAGCAG AATGCTCTTCTCAAGTTTACACAGTTATTGAAGGCCAAAGAGCAAGTTGTAGCTGGTAAAATGTACTACCTGACTCTGGAGGCTAATGATTGTGGATCCAAAAAACAATATGAGGCTAAAGTCTGGGTCAAGCCTTGGATGAACTTCATGGAGCTTGAGGATTTTAAGCCACTGGCTGATAGCCCTAGTACCTCCTCACAAG GTGAATGA
- the LOC122036052 gene encoding G2/mitotic-specific cyclin S13-7-like gives MASRRQQAPVLHRQRVVGVVPPAAGKPKIVPAADAKNRRALGDIGNLVNPRVPEGKQQPQINRPITRSFGAQLLANAKAAAADANKIPVVVASDGAVDKRAVAKPPLNKVPSKPEEKNSKKDKVVAEVPSKPEEKNSKKDKVAAEVPSKPEQKNAKKEKIVAKTDPDKIVVTAIDVETHRASSSHKRSSGKKVNAYSSVLTARSKIACGISCKPKDLVDEIDVADAGDQLAVVDYVEDIYKFYKSNEHASRPHDYMNSQVEINAKMRAILADWLIEVNHRFQLTPETLYLTFNIVDRYLSTETALRKEFQLIGVSAMLISSKYEEIWAPEVNDFICIADRAYTREQILGMEKRILNKLEWNLTVPTLYVFLVRFIKAASCDKEMEHMVYFFAELALMNYSMIMFCPSMVAASAVYAAQCTLNKKPLWNERLKRHTGFSENQLLDCAEMLVNSHAGARESKLRAAYKKYSGEQFSGVALRSPATKMVEELKTARI, from the exons ATGGCTTCCCGGCGTCAGCAGGCCCCTGTCTTGCATCGACAGAGAG TTGTTGGGGTAGTGCCACCGGCCGCGGGCAAGCCAAAAATTGTCCCTGCAGCCGATGCAAAGAACCGCAGGGCGCTCGGAGATATCGGCAATCTGGTCAATCCCCGCGTTCCCGAAGG GAAACAGCAACCCCAAATCAATCGCCCAATCACAAG AAGCTTTGGTGCTCAACTTCTGGCAAATGCAAAAGCCGCCGCTGCCGATGCTAATAAG ATCCCTGTGGTCGTTGCATCAGACGGGGCAGTCGACAAACGTGCAGTAGCAAAACCGCCTCTCAACAAGGTCCCAAGTAAACCTGAAGAGAAGAACAGTAAGAAGGATAAGGTTGTTGCAGAGGTCCCAAGTAAACCTGAAGAGAAGAACAGTAAGAAGGATAAGGTTGCTGCAGAGGTCCCAAGTAAACCTGAACAGAAGAACGCTAAGAAGGAAAAGATTGTAGCAAAGACTGACCCTGATAAGATAGTAGTGACTGCTATTGATGTCGAAACACACCGAGCATCGTCTTCTCACAAAAGGTCTTCCGGGAAAAAGGTTAATGCATATTCTTCCGTACTCACTGCTCGAAGCAAGATTGCTTGTGGAATCTCATGCAAGCCGAAGGATTTGGTAGACGAGATTGATGTAGCAGATGCTGGTGACCAATTGGCTGTTGTTGATTACGTCGAGGATATCTACAAGTTCTACAAATCTAATGAG CACGCAAGCAGACCCCATGACTACATGAACTCCCAGGTGGAGATCAACGCGAAGATGAGAGCCATTCTTGCTGACTGGTTGATCGAAGTGAACCATAGGTTTCAGCTGACCCCTGAGACCCTCTACTTAACATTCAACATAGTCGATCGGTACCTTTCAACTGAAACCGCTCTGCGTAAAGAATTTCAGCTAATTGGTGTATCTGCCATGCTCATTTCCAGCAAGTATGAGGAAATTTGGGCACCAGAG GTCAACGACTTCATTTGCATAGCGGACAGGGCATACACCCGAGAGCAAATCCTTGGCATGGAGAAGAGGATTCTGAACAAGCTCGAATGGAACTTGACTGTCCCAACTCTGTACGTGTTCCTCGTGAGGTTTATTAAGGCTGCAAGTTGTGATAAGGAGATGGAACACATGGTGTACTTCTTTGCGGAGTTGGCTTTAATGAACTACTCCATGATCATGTTTTGCCCGTCGATGGTGGCCGCTTCTGCGGTGTACGCTGCACAATGCACGCTCAACAAGAAACCTCTTTGGAACGAGAGATTGAAGAGGCACACTGGGTTTTCTGAGAACCAGCTATT GGACTGTGCGGAGATGCTGGTGAACTCCCACGCCGGCGCTCGTGAGAGCAAACTGAGAGCTGCCTACAAGAAGTATTCAGGGGAGCAATTTAGCGGTGTGGCGTTGCGTTCCCCGGCAACGAAAATGGTAGAGGAGTTGAAGACCGCCAGAATATGA